A window of the Tachysurus fulvidraco isolate hzauxx_2018 chromosome 6, HZAU_PFXX_2.0, whole genome shotgun sequence genome harbors these coding sequences:
- the mao gene encoding amine oxidase [flavin-containing] produces MTANTYDVIVIGGGISGLSAAKLLVETGLKPVVLEARDRVGGRTFTVQNKHAKWVDLGGAYIGPTQNRILRLAKEYGVQTYKVNEEESLVHYVKGKSYPFKGPFPPVWNPLALLDYNNLWRTIDKMGMEIPREAPWRAPNAEEWDNMTMKELLDKVCWTSTARRFATLFVNVNVTSEPHEISALWFLWYVKQCGGTMRIFSTTNGGQERKFLGGSSQISECMARELGDRVKLQSAVYGIDQSGDMVEVKTVNGETYKAKYVIIAIPPGLNLKIHFNPELPPLRNQLIHRVPMGSVIKCMVYYKENFWRKKGYCGTLVIEDEESPIGLTLDDTKPDGTVPAIMGFILARKSRSLAGLTREERKKRICEIYARVLGTEEALHPVHYEEKNWCEEEYSGGCYTASVPPGVLTQFGKVLREPVGRLYFAGTETATEWSGYMEGAVQAGERASREILYAMGKIHSSQIWQTEPESLDVPALPIVTTFWERNLPSVEGVLKFMGVSSALTIATAVGIVAYKKGLLPRC; encoded by the exons TTTCAG GTTTAAGTGCAGCTAAACTGTTGGTGGAGACTGGTTTAAAACCTGTGGTGTTGGAAGCCAGAGACCGTGTTGGTGGAAGAACTTTCACTGTTCAG AATAAGCATGCCAAATGGGTGGATTTGGGCGGAGCATACATCGGACCCACTCAAAATCGTATTCTTCGTCTGGCCAAGGAGTATGGTGTTCAGACCTATAAAGTCAATGAAGAAGAGTCCCTGGTTCACTATGTGAAG GGGAAGTCATATCCATTCAAGGGGCCTTTCCCCCCAGTGTGGAACCCTTTAGCGCTGCTGGACTACAACAACCTCTGGAGGACAATTGACAAGATGGGTATGGAG ATCCCAAGAGAAGCTCCATGGAGGGCCCCAAATGCTGAAGAGTGGGATAACATGACCATGAAAGAGCTCTTGGACAAAGTTTGCTGGACAAG CACTGCCCGCCGCTTTGCCACACTGTTTGTTAATGTGAACGTGACCTCCGAACCTCATGAGATTTCTGCTCTCTGGTTTCTCTGGTATGTCAAGCAGTGCGGAGGCACCATGAGGATCTTCTCCACCACTAATGGAGGCCAG GAGCGAAAATTTTTAGGAGGGTCAAGTCAGATAAGTGAGTGCATGGCTAGAGAGCTGGGAGACAGAGTCAAGCTTCAGAGTGCTGTCTACGGCATTGACCAGAGTGGAGACATGGTGGAAGTCAAGACCGTCAATGGGGAGACATATAAG GCAAAATACGTTATTATTGCTATACCACCAGGTCTGAACCTAAAGATCCACTTTAACCCTGAACTCCCTCCACTGAGGAATCAACTCATCCACAGAGTTCCCATGGGCTCAGTCATCAAGTGCATGGTCTACTACAAGGAGAACTTCTGGAGAAAGAAGG GTTACTGTGGAACCCTGGTGATTGAAGACGAGGAGTCACCTATCGGTCTGACTCTGGATGACACCAAGCCTGATGGAACAGTGCCAGCCATTATGGG TTTCATCCTTGCACGCAAAAGCAGGAGTCTGGCTGGACTCACCAGGGAAGAAAg AAAGAAAAGGATCTGTGAGATCTATGCACGTGTCCTAGGCACTGAGGAAGCTTTGCAT CCTGTGCACTATGAAGAAAAGAACTGGTGTGAGGAGGAATACTCTGGTGGTTGCTACACAGCCAGCGTCCCCCCTGGAGTCCTCACTCAGTTTGGCAA AGTCCTGAGGGAGCCTGTGGGCAGACTTTACTTTGCAGGCACTGagaccgctacagagtggagtGGTTATATGGAAGGGGCTGTACAGGCTGGAGAGAGAGCAAGTAGGGAG ATTTTGTATGCAATGGGGAAAATCCATTCAAGTCAAATCTGGCAAACAGAGCCTGAGtctctg GATGTCCCTGCTTTGCCGATTGTCACCACTTTCTGGGAGAGAAATTTGCCGTCCGTCGAAGGAGTTCTCAAGTTCATGGGCGTGTCCTCAGCCCTGACTATTGCCACCGCCGTGGGTATAGTGGCCTATAAAAAGGGACTCCTTCCCCGATGCTAG